In one Pseudoalteromonas rubra genomic region, the following are encoded:
- a CDS encoding flagellin, which translates to MQINSQSTNFFNQVDKTNNKLNQQLASGKKVNSAADDAAALQIINRLTSQQEGYNQSIRNAYDGISYSQTTDSALSGVNDAVSRIRELSLQAGSGALTDSDRQALQEEVSQLQSQITDTFANTTFGGQALFDGNQTSFQVGPDANTTQGFTASDGSFANPILSVDISTQAGAQTAIDAADQVSEDLNTQRTQLGAFENTLNSTIRGLGTQRDNIAESQSRIQDTDYASAVAEQTANDILSQASIALRGQANHSASSVLGLL; encoded by the coding sequence ATGCAGATAAATTCTCAAAGTACTAATTTTTTTAATCAGGTTGATAAGACCAATAACAAGCTTAATCAACAGCTTGCAAGTGGTAAAAAGGTCAACTCAGCAGCCGATGATGCGGCGGCGTTGCAGATAATTAACCGTCTGACATCTCAGCAGGAAGGCTACAATCAGTCTATCCGTAATGCCTATGATGGTATTTCGTATTCGCAAACGACCGACTCTGCGTTGTCTGGTGTCAATGATGCAGTATCGCGGATCCGCGAACTGTCGTTGCAGGCTGGCAGCGGCGCGCTGACAGACAGTGACAGGCAAGCTTTGCAAGAAGAAGTGTCGCAGCTTCAGTCTCAGATCACAGATACCTTCGCTAATACAACCTTTGGCGGACAGGCACTGTTTGATGGTAACCAGACCAGCTTCCAGGTGGGGCCTGATGCCAATACAACGCAAGGGTTTACGGCGTCTGATGGCAGTTTCGCTAACCCGATCCTGAGTGTAGATATTTCGACTCAGGCCGGTGCGCAAACGGCGATTGATGCGGCAGATCAGGTGTCTGAAGATCTCAATACGCAGAGAACCCAGCTGGGTGCGTTTGAAAACACGCTAAATAGCACGATACGTGGCCTGGGAACGCAAAGAGACAACATCGCGGAAAGTCAGAGTCGGATCCAGGATACTGACTATGCAAGTGCGGTTGCTGAGCAAACGGCCAACGATATTTTGTCTCAGGCATCTATTGCATTACGCGGACAGGCAAATCACTCTGCTTCATCGGTGCTGGGGCTACTGTAA
- the pseB gene encoding UDP-N-acetylglucosamine 4,6-dehydratase (inverting), translating into MFDNKTILITGGTGSFGKKYVKTLLTRYKPKKIIVFSRDELKQFEMQQIFNDPCMRYFIGDVRDKSRLYRAMQGVDYVIHAAALKQVPAAEYNPMECIKTNINGAENVIEAALDNNVEKVIALSTDKAANPINLYGATKLASDKLFVAANNIAGGHKTLFSVVRYGNVVCSRGSVVPVFQRFIDEGCDHIPITHADMTRFWISLQQGVDFVLKNFERMMGGEIFVPKIPSIRIVDLATAMAPQLPHKIIGIRPGEKLHEVMCPEDLCFDTYEFSDHFVIAPGIKFSSRSNDFDTNALNEQGHAVAPGFEYNSLSNPDYLSVEEIKAFNAQALA; encoded by the coding sequence ATGTTTGACAATAAGACTATTCTCATCACAGGCGGCACAGGCTCATTCGGTAAAAAGTATGTCAAAACGCTTTTAACCCGTTACAAGCCAAAGAAAATTATTGTTTTTTCTCGTGATGAACTAAAGCAGTTTGAGATGCAGCAAATATTCAATGATCCCTGTATGCGCTATTTTATTGGTGATGTGCGAGACAAAAGCCGCCTTTATCGCGCGATGCAGGGTGTAGATTATGTGATCCATGCTGCGGCACTCAAGCAAGTACCAGCTGCTGAATACAATCCCATGGAGTGTATTAAAACCAACATCAATGGGGCTGAAAACGTCATTGAAGCAGCGCTGGACAACAATGTCGAAAAAGTCATTGCCCTGTCAACAGACAAAGCCGCCAACCCGATTAACCTCTACGGCGCAACCAAACTGGCTTCTGACAAATTATTTGTTGCTGCAAATAACATTGCAGGTGGCCACAAAACCTTATTCTCTGTGGTCCGGTACGGCAATGTGGTGTGCTCTCGAGGGTCGGTTGTTCCGGTATTTCAGCGTTTTATCGATGAAGGGTGTGATCATATCCCCATCACCCATGCCGATATGACGCGGTTTTGGATCAGCCTCCAGCAAGGTGTTGACTTTGTACTGAAAAATTTTGAACGTATGATGGGAGGTGAGATTTTCGTCCCTAAGATCCCTTCCATTCGTATTGTTGATCTTGCTACTGCAATGGCGCCGCAACTCCCGCATAAAATCATTGGGATCCGCCCGGGAGAAAAACTGCACGAAGTGATGTGCCCGGAAGATTTGTGCTTTGACACTTATGAATTTAGTGACCACTTTGTCATTGCGCCCGGTATCAAATTTAGCAGCCGCAGTAATGACTTCGATACCAATGCACTGAATGAACAAGGCCATGCTGTAGCACCTGGCTTTGAATACAATTCGCTCAGTAACCCGGACTACCTCTCTGTAGAAGAAATTAAAGCCTTCAATGCTCAGGCATTGGCCTGA
- the pseC gene encoding UDP-4-amino-4,6-dideoxy-N-acetyl-beta-L-altrosamine transaminase: MIPYGKQSIAQQDIDAVVAVLQSDFLTQGPVVPQFEQAVARYCQAPYAVAVNSATSALHVACMALDVTQSSLVWTVPNSFVASANCALYCGASVDFVDIDETSGNLCVRALAEKLQHAYEAGRLPDVVIPVHFAGQSCDMQTIAKLARQYDFKVIEDASHAIGGRYQNTPVGRCDYSDICVFSFHPVKIITSAEGGMAVTQNEALAQRMRSLRSHGITADPTLLTEPSHGPWYYQQHALGFNYRMTDLHAALGLSQLTQLDQFVATRNQLAQRYDALFAEVEDVTPLTQSDDQYSAYHLYVVRIAHSTRQLHEYLVTQLRAQGVFAHVHYIPIYLQPYYQKQGFKPGYCPASEAYYHSAITLPLFPSLTAPQQQQVVETLCQLLSDWQHTHTAHKE, translated from the coding sequence ATGATCCCTTATGGCAAACAGAGCATCGCGCAGCAGGACATTGACGCGGTAGTCGCGGTGTTGCAGTCTGACTTTTTGACTCAAGGACCGGTTGTACCTCAGTTCGAACAAGCCGTTGCCAGATACTGTCAGGCACCTTATGCCGTCGCAGTAAATAGCGCGACGTCGGCTTTACATGTTGCCTGTATGGCACTCGATGTCACGCAGAGCAGTCTGGTCTGGACGGTACCAAATTCATTTGTTGCCTCAGCAAACTGTGCGTTGTATTGCGGTGCATCCGTCGACTTTGTAGATATCGATGAGACGTCGGGCAATCTGTGTGTCCGGGCCTTAGCTGAAAAGTTACAACACGCATACGAAGCCGGGCGGTTGCCCGATGTGGTGATCCCCGTACACTTTGCTGGTCAGTCTTGCGATATGCAAACCATCGCAAAATTGGCTAGGCAGTATGACTTTAAAGTCATCGAAGATGCCTCCCACGCCATCGGAGGGCGCTATCAGAATACCCCCGTTGGTCGCTGCGACTATTCGGACATTTGTGTGTTCAGCTTCCACCCGGTTAAAATTATTACGTCTGCGGAAGGTGGTATGGCTGTCACGCAAAATGAGGCGCTTGCGCAGCGTATGCGCTCATTGCGTAGTCATGGCATTACGGCAGATCCCACTCTGTTAACTGAGCCCAGTCATGGCCCCTGGTACTATCAACAGCACGCACTGGGGTTCAACTATCGTATGACCGATCTGCATGCTGCGCTGGGTTTGAGCCAGTTAACTCAGCTTGATCAGTTTGTTGCCACCCGTAACCAGCTGGCACAACGCTACGACGCCCTGTTTGCAGAGGTTGAAGACGTAACCCCTTTAACTCAATCTGATGATCAGTACAGTGCCTATCACCTGTATGTCGTCAGAATTGCGCACAGTACCCGGCAGCTACATGAGTATCTGGTCACTCAATTGAGAGCCCAAGGGGTCTTTGCGCATGTGCATTATATCCCTATCTATTTACAACCTTACTATCAGAAACAGGGGTTTAAGCCCGGATATTGCCCGGCCAGTGAGGCGTATTACCATAGTGCCATCACCTTGCCTTTGTTTCCGTCTTTAACCGCACCACAGCAACAACAGGTCGTTGAAACCCTTTGTCAGCTACTCAGCGACTGGCAACATACTCATACAGCACACAAGGAGTAG
- a CDS encoding Gfo/Idh/MocA family protein: protein MTTKPLNLAFIGGGMNSAVGYVHFTAAQLDNRFKVVAGAFSRDQNANAATAQQWDIAPERTYSDWRTLIKQEKELVDAVVVLTPTPHHLEVLTALLNENVPIICEKSLVCGTAETQALATVYDPAKHFLAVTYNYSGYAMVRELKHLIAQGKLGQIQKIHLEMPQEGFKRPPDIAGKPAKPQAWRLQDYQVPTICLDLGVHLHHLSSYLLEREPTETCAQFANHSDYPGLIDDVQMLLKYPDGIHGSMWMSKTAIGHRNGLQIRVYGTAGSATWVQLNPDELQLQYSDGRREILDRAGQCQYANQFRYNRMKPGHPTGFVEAFANLYTDIHQALSAYQTGTAPTNEYVFGFAQAQAGLALFEAAVTSNEQHSWCQV, encoded by the coding sequence ATGACAACTAAGCCTTTAAACCTTGCCTTTATCGGCGGAGGGATGAACTCGGCCGTTGGCTACGTACACTTTACCGCTGCACAACTGGACAATCGCTTCAAAGTGGTTGCAGGTGCCTTCAGTCGCGATCAAAATGCCAATGCAGCGACCGCACAGCAGTGGGATATCGCTCCAGAGCGGACCTACAGCGACTGGCGGACGCTTATCAAACAAGAAAAAGAGCTGGTAGACGCTGTCGTGGTGCTCACACCCACGCCTCATCATCTGGAAGTGCTGACGGCGCTACTGAACGAGAATGTTCCGATCATTTGCGAAAAATCACTGGTCTGCGGTACCGCTGAAACCCAGGCATTAGCAACAGTGTATGATCCTGCCAAACACTTCCTGGCTGTGACTTATAACTACAGCGGTTATGCTATGGTTCGTGAGCTCAAACACCTGATTGCTCAGGGCAAATTAGGTCAGATCCAAAAAATCCATCTGGAGATGCCCCAGGAAGGCTTCAAGCGTCCACCTGATATCGCGGGTAAACCTGCCAAGCCGCAGGCGTGGCGACTTCAGGACTATCAGGTTCCCACTATCTGCCTTGATTTGGGCGTCCATTTACATCACTTGTCGAGCTACTTACTGGAACGGGAACCGACAGAAACCTGCGCTCAGTTTGCCAATCACTCCGACTATCCGGGATTGATTGACGATGTACAAATGCTCCTTAAATACCCCGATGGGATCCACGGCAGTATGTGGATGTCGAAAACAGCTATCGGCCACCGTAACGGCCTGCAAATCCGAGTGTATGGCACAGCGGGCAGTGCGACCTGGGTGCAGCTCAACCCGGATGAGTTACAACTGCAATACAGTGATGGCAGGCGCGAGATACTGGACCGCGCTGGTCAGTGTCAGTATGCCAACCAGTTCCGTTACAATCGAATGAAGCCAGGTCACCCGACCGGATTTGTTGAAGCATTTGCAAACCTGTACACCGATATTCACCAGGCGCTCAGTGCTTATCAGACTGGCACAGCCCCTACAAATGAGTATGTGTTTGGCTTTGCTCAGGCTCAGGCGGGACTGGCACTTTTTGAAGCAGCAGTGACCTCTAATGAGCAACACAGTTGGTGTCAGGTCTAA
- a CDS encoding class I adenylate-forming enzyme family protein produces MSNIYQIFAQHVQSQPDKTALVFEQQTLSYQALNVEVLKLCAHFSRLGLQPGQRVALFAPNGLEYPVVMLAAARLGLAIVPLPISLKGDALSVALKKTPVAAVIAWPSIGRTLLADAVIEPTNLISLSQPVADEPCWQDIMSAELTVQSMNAPEQKVDVNSPYILTMTSGSTGQPKPIVLSQQCKISRAFDATINYYGLSPDEVVLVATPLYHSLAQRGVLMPLMLGATSVILPKFTLPKWLAAIETHCVSFLFAVSAQLESLLNSDEEADLSSLRCVVSSSAVLSAESKQALLSKLPCRFHECYGASEVGVVSDFCVSERRDKNGAVGEALPFVQVKILDQQRHTVSEGEIGEIACQTITGFSGYLKMPQQTQEAFDPQGYFLTGDLGYLDEDGFLYYVGRKKEVISSGGINIFPQDIEAVFRKHPKVVDCVAFGCADRQLGEYIKVVYEQQDDTDISRELRLLCLSELTDYQQPRSLERISALPRTPMGKVLRNDVKTRFSEV; encoded by the coding sequence GTGAGTAACATCTATCAAATATTTGCACAGCACGTGCAGTCTCAGCCAGATAAAACCGCATTGGTGTTTGAGCAACAAACCTTGAGTTATCAGGCATTGAATGTTGAAGTATTAAAGCTTTGTGCGCATTTTAGCCGGTTAGGGTTGCAACCAGGTCAACGGGTGGCGTTGTTTGCCCCGAATGGCCTCGAATATCCGGTTGTGATGCTGGCGGCAGCCCGTCTGGGCCTGGCTATTGTGCCTTTGCCAATCAGTCTGAAAGGTGATGCACTGTCGGTGGCGCTAAAGAAAACGCCTGTTGCGGCAGTGATTGCCTGGCCTTCTATTGGTCGAACTTTACTTGCAGACGCTGTCATTGAGCCCACCAACCTGATCAGCTTGTCACAGCCGGTTGCGGATGAGCCTTGTTGGCAGGATATTATGTCAGCAGAGCTAACCGTGCAGTCGATGAATGCGCCAGAGCAAAAGGTGGATGTTAATAGCCCGTATATACTGACTATGACATCCGGATCTACAGGTCAGCCCAAGCCCATAGTACTTAGCCAGCAGTGTAAAATCAGCCGCGCCTTTGACGCCACGATAAATTACTACGGGTTGTCCCCGGATGAAGTGGTGTTGGTCGCTACGCCACTGTATCATTCTCTTGCCCAGCGCGGGGTACTGATGCCCCTGATGTTAGGCGCAACCAGTGTGATCTTGCCAAAATTTACCTTACCAAAGTGGCTCGCGGCTATCGAGACGCATTGCGTGAGTTTTTTGTTTGCTGTATCGGCTCAATTAGAGAGCTTGCTCAATAGTGATGAAGAAGCTGATTTGAGCTCATTGCGCTGTGTGGTGTCGTCTTCTGCGGTGCTGTCAGCTGAGTCTAAGCAGGCTTTGTTGAGCAAATTACCCTGTCGTTTTCATGAGTGCTATGGTGCTTCTGAAGTCGGTGTGGTCAGTGACTTTTGTGTTAGCGAGCGACGTGATAAAAACGGCGCGGTCGGTGAGGCTTTGCCGTTTGTGCAGGTCAAAATCCTGGATCAGCAAAGGCATACAGTGAGTGAGGGGGAAATTGGCGAAATTGCCTGTCAGACGATAACCGGCTTCAGTGGTTATTTGAAAATGCCCCAGCAAACTCAGGAGGCTTTTGATCCACAAGGTTACTTTCTGACCGGCGACTTGGGTTATCTGGATGAAGATGGCTTCCTGTATTATGTTGGGCGAAAAAAAGAGGTGATCTCCAGCGGGGGGATCAATATTTTTCCTCAGGACATTGAGGCGGTTTTCAGAAAGCATCCGAAAGTGGTGGATTGTGTGGCTTTTGGTTGTGCAGACAGGCAGCTGGGTGAGTACATCAAAGTGGTCTATGAGCAACAGGATGACACGGATATCAGCCGTGAGTTAAGGCTACTGTGTTTGTCTGAGCTGACGGACTATCAGCAACCGCGCTCGCTCGAACGCATTAGTGCGCTGCCAAGAACGCCAATGGGCAAGGTCCTCAGAAATGACGTGAAAACACGCTTTTCAGAGGTGTGA